The Castanea sativa cultivar Marrone di Chiusa Pesio chromosome 4, ASM4071231v1 sequence CCATGGGTCCTCATGTTGAGTAGCACTGCATCAAGCATTTTTCCCCCAACATTCTCAAAGTAAATATCAATACCTTCAGGAAAGTacctgaaaaaaataaatacaacattCACACTAGATTGAGACCAGCAATATGATATAGAAGTCCAAAAGACTCATGTTTTCCCTAGTAAATAGAGTAAAACTTAATATATCATGCTCCTACCGTATTGTTTATCTATCTTTGCCTTTTTTAATGAAGgcttgaaagaaaaattaatccACAATATAACcattttttcccataaaaattttccaaggcataaaatatatatgaaaggATGTCCTCTTCCTTGAGAACAAGGATGTCCAATGTTTTCTTCAGTATCAAATCAGTGACCCTGTAAAAGACTGAAATGATATTTTATATTCTGATTAGAACAAATATTATTACTAACCTTTTCAAAGCTGCATCCAAGTCAGACTCTTCTTTATAGTTGAATGCCTCATCGAACTTCAATTTGTTCTTCAGCAAATCAACCTTGTTGCAGAAAggatagaggaaaaaaaacaaaagcaaacagAAAAATGCTGGTTAGTGAGGCTGCCCACTGGTCAGGCAGACCAACTCATAAATAAGATTTGAAGTTGCCAAAGTGTGCAGGGGTGATCAATATCTATTATGATTTGTGAAAATGGACAAGGGTGGCATATTTTGACCTGAAATTTTATCTTAGGCATGTGACTCGCAAATATTTAGACACGGTATAGGACAAATACGTTAATATCAGGGAACATATATGTTTATACTTGTTATAGTGTCTGTTAGCATGCGTATGAACCATTAATAGgaaatcaattttcaaattaataaccATAatacttacttttaaaaattcataacaACCAAATAGTTCTGTACTAATCTTAGGTAAGGAAAAAAGAATATCTACACTTCAAGCAAGATTTAAAAATGACTACACAAAAGTGTCCACTAGTTTATACTTAACTCTTCAAATGTTTATAATTGTTCCTGTTATCTTTTGGTCCCTAAGGACATggcaaattgggaggaaaatttCGAGTTAGATTGCAATGGTTCACTAGTTTTTTGtacatttatatatgtattaagaTGAATGCAACTATACAGTAACCAGTAGAGAAGAGAGTTGCTCATTTAGGAATTAGGATGAAGTATCTCAACGGTAGAACTGATTTGGATCAAACCCAGATTAGTTGGACACAACCAATTGAATCAAGCACATCAAATTATAAACAGAAtggaaaaatcaattttaattgaattgaaACATTGAGCACTCATAGTCAAGAAGTCACCTTTTCTTTGCTTCCAGCACTTCCAACAACATAGCAGCCTAACAGCTTTGCAAACTGCCCAACAAGCTGACCAACTGCCCCAGAAGCTGCTGAAATGAAGACATACTCTCCTTTCTTAGGAGAGCAAACCTCATAAAAACCACCATAAGCAGTTAAACCAGGCATACCTACACATAAGGAACATGTTTAATGAGCTTTTGGCAAAAAGCAAGACAATTGTTAACACAGCATACTAAAAAACCTAGCCAAATTACTTGCAATATGTGATCTGTAATGTTTTTAATTACTACAGGATGACCTCAATCTCAAGATATAACATCAGCTAGGTGACCCAATAATGGcagtttaaaaaaattgtcccaCTTACAACTTAGTTGCTACAATCAAACTCATCATATATAAGAGTTAATAGAAAATAAGTTCTATTTTGGATAGACTTACCAAGAATACCAGTATAGTAGGACAGTGGCACATCAGTGTGTTCGATTTTAAACAAATTCTGTAAATCTGTAATCAAACTATATTCTTCCCATCCAGTTCTTCCCCAAACTAAGTCACCTTTCTTGAATTTTGGATTCCCAGAATCTacaacttttgccacaccaaatCCAACAATGGGCTGCATAATTTCAACATCAAATTCATTATTAAAGTACACAATTGAAACAAGATCAATCTGATACCCCCTCATTAACCATAGTAGATATAACCTTAAGCTCTTAGTTGGCCAAAAGATCTATGATAATCAAATCTATCATTATATTTATGCAATAAAAATATTGGTTTTAGATTTTTGTGTCTTTGGTATTACTCAACAAGATAAGATTATCAATATTCATAGGAATCATAGCTAtaactttggaaaaaaaaaaacagagtgGGACTCTGCTTTGACTCACCGAACCGGGCACCAAGGAATCGGTTGACTTCTTCATACGATTACGCATATAAGGATCACAGGACAGGTACAGATTCTTCACTAAAAGCCCATTTGAACCTTCTGGAACCTTCAACTTTATGGTACCATTGGTTTTAAGGTACATGTCTGATTCTTTAGGGAAACCAGACACATAGTCCTTGAAGATCACTTGCTTGTTGCTCACTTCTAGCTCATTATTACCACCACCACTTGCCATTGATAACAAAGCTCTTACTGTATATTAGCaatacaatcaaattatgcGGGTTGGTTTTAAGGCTCTTGGGTTGTCTTTATAAAGCGTTAGCAAggaagtttatttattttttaataatatggaaaaaaataaagtgtttgCAACTTGCAAGAAAAGTGTCTTTATAAAGCGTTTGCAAGAAAGCTGAGGTTGCTTTGATGGtatggaaaaaataattgatgCAAAAAAAGTTGGGAGGTTTTAGGGTCGTTTGGtacaatattatacatattttcagtttttagaaacatgctttttatttttaaacaatattatacatatttttatacatttttttatatataaatatttttaaaataaataaaaatggttGTTTAACGCACATACTACTTATAATGCAGAAAAGAGTgtaattctaataaaaaaaaaaaaatttgcaactttTACCGACTGCTTTATATGTTAGATTGTAAATGATTATATGTCATTTTCacattcattatcatttttttaactattcACAATTTTGACCTAGACAATTGTGGTTCAATTGGTAGAGCTTTAGGTGGACTTGGActttttcaaagaaatttagTGATGTGAGCGAATGCGTCAGGGATCGATTTATTGAGtggaaaaaataattgatgTTGCGTCAGATAGTAGCATAGTAAATGCGGAATCTTTTGCGGTATGTTTACATTCTTATCCACACCTTGGGCacgaaataaataaataatcatcaATCACTACTACAGTACTTTCTAGAGTTTTGttttatattctatttttggAGGTCCATTTTACAGTAAAATTGTTAGTTTTTCGTTAATTTAAAGTTGTACATGATGTTTACTTTCTAgagtttattttattctattttttgagGTCTGTttctataatctatataaaaaaggaGAACTTGAGTGGTATTGGAGGGAGAGAGAACGTGAAGAGTGAGTGGATTATATTATAGTATGGGTGCTATTATTGGGTGCCGTTAGCACCCATTATTAAtgtgataaaatttaataataaattattcgATATAGAAAAAGCTGaatatatattaagagaaaTGTTAcgttaacaatatttttataatatttttacaacaaatcataggtagttagttgttattgattcaaatttgaacctaacattacgattacttttttgccctaacaattAGTCACCTCACCATCCCATAAGACCTTGTACTTTTGACTAGTTTCATCTTTATAATATTGTAGCACAAATTCAATACAGTTTTCTTGATGAACTGAATATTGTGTTGCTTTCTCAAactcattttgaaattttttgaaagcaTAAGGTGTCAAAACGTTGTGTGTTTGGTCTTCTAATGGTGACAATGTTCTTAAAGAAGAACCTCTAAATGTCTCTAACATTGTATCATATGATTGTGTTTGCTCAATATCTTCAATGGCAAGATCAACTTaagattgtaaaaaataaaataaattaaaaaattttatatgacaTATAAAGTCTacaaatattaacaaataaaacacattatacaacaaaagaaatcaatgGTAATTATTGACTTACTTGTTTAATGAGTTGCATCAAGTTTATGTAGGAACTAACAAACCATTTAATAAAGACATTTATACTTTCTGATCTTTCGGTTATTGTCATTCCACTAAAAAAACGTCCTCGAAGGTAACATGATATCAAAAATTGCTTGATTTGATATAAACCAATTACATGCTTGTTAGTAAGCATGTCATACTTTTCCATAACTTGAGTCCATTGATCCTCAAATTCTTCACATGTGTCTAACTTGTATAACTTGTAGAACTCTATGTAGCAATTTGAACATTGATTACGAATAATAGATGTAAACCAACCACTAAACTTAGCGGTAATATGCCATATACAAAATGCATGTTTTTGTGAGTGGTAATTCTTTTGATATTGCCTTTGTAATCCATGGATCTTGATCTGTCAAAATTGCCTGGGGTTATTTCTTCattaaatatgcaaaattttactaataaaaaaattattaaaatatataaacatttcAAATGATATGTATTAATATTAGCTACTAATCATGGGATTCAGACTTTTCAACACAAAAATTAGCCCAATAAATTGCAACTTTCATGAACAGAGGAAACaatacaataatataaataagaatAATTGCATCTCAATTGAAGTGAACTTCACCCCATGCAGCAATTAAAAACACAACTACCACCATTagcctttttttattataatataaataagtaaacttTTATGGAAACAACAAACAGTATTTATCCCCATTTACTCACAAATTTCTAATTGGTTTTGCTTCTTTCacatacaaacaaaaagaagaatctCAATTCTCACTCATCTAATAGTttatacaaaacccaaaattccatTCTCAATTCCACGCAAAACAAGCAGAAAATAACACCAAGAATTCCAACACAAACAAACCATTTTCACCCAAGAAACAAAAcgctaattaaataaaatggaaaaatagtTGTACAAATTTATAAGATAAATAGAGTAACTTCATTAGCAATCGAAAAGCACTAGTTGTTTCATTTTTAAGAAGTGCACAACCAAAGAGAATCGACTTTCCATGATTATTGACAccaacaaaaataccaaaaggaATACCATAAGCATTTACCTTGTAAGTAgtataaaaaacaaagacatCTCCATTTTTTTGGTACAAATCAAAACTATAAGGGTGCGACCCAAAAATATGCTCTAACCTTTTCTCTTCATCGGTTGTGAATGCATATTGAAACTTAAAATTCCTTTCTTTAGCAACTTTACAAAATTGTAAGAGATCCACAACATCATTCATAGCATTCATCTTTCTCATTTTCACATTAAGATTACGAATATCCCGTT is a genomic window containing:
- the LOC142631099 gene encoding 2-alkenal reductase (NADP(+)-dependent)-like — translated: MASGGGNNELEVSNKQVIFKDYVSGFPKESDMYLKTNGTIKLKVPEGSNGLLVKNLYLSCDPYMRNRMKKSTDSLVPGSPIVGFGVAKVVDSGNPKFKKGDLVWGRTGWEEYSLITDLQNLFKIEHTDVPLSYYTGILGMPGLTAYGGFYEVCSPKKGEYVFISAASGAVGQLVGQFAKLLGCYVVGSAGSKEKVDLLKNKLKFDEAFNYKEESDLDAALKRYFPEGIDIYFENVGGKMLDAVLLNMRTHGRIAVCGMISQYNLEKPEGVYNLTHMIYKRVHMKAFVAFDYYHLYPKFLDLVLPHIAEGNIVYLEDIAEGLESGPAALVGLFSGLNVGKQVVLVAQE